The following is a genomic window from Candidatus Tanganyikabacteria bacterium.
TCGGACTTCCTGACCAGCCTCCTGCGGCGGTTCGGCGTCGGCCTCGTCACGGCCGACTCGCTGGCCGATCCGGGGCCATTCGGCCTCGCGGTGGCGTTTCCGTTCCAGTTCGTCTCGTCCGGTCGCGTCTGCCTCATCGGCTCCACGTCGCTCGAGACGCCGCAACGCTTCTCGCTGGCCGCGCCATGCCGCCGGGAATGCCGCGAGTTCATGCTGGATCTGCGCACGCCCGAGTGGGCGCTCGTGCAGAAGGGGAACACCGTGTTCGCGCCTTGGCGAGGCGCCCAGCTCGAGGCCTTCGCCGCGGCAGTCACGGCCGGCCGGATCTCCCGGGCGATCTACGCGGCGGGCGTGGACCGCGACCGGGCTTTCCTGCGCGGCTCCGCGGCGCGCCAGCCCGAGATGATCGGGTTGCCGGTGCTATGAAGCCGCAGACCGACTCGATCCCCGGTGCCACGACCCGGCATGCCGAGTTGATCCCTCCCGGGGGTGCAGCGGCCAGGCGGGCCGGGGTAACGTCTCCGGATGGTGCCATGACGCAGGCTGCCGGGATCGGGGCACATCCCGGCCTCATGAAGCTGCTGGCGCCGGTGTCCGCCCACGAGGAGGTCGCCCCGCTGATCGCCGCCGGGGCCGAGGAGATCTACTGCGGCCTGGTGCCGGCCGCGTGGGTCTCGGGTGAAGATCCGGCCCACTGGCTGAACCGCCGCAGCGCCCGCGGCGCGAACCTGCACTCCATCGGCGAGCTCCGGGCAGTCCTGGCATCGGCTCACGACCGGGCTGTCCCGGTTTTTCTCACCCTGAACGCCCACCACTACCAGCAGCGGCAGATCCCGCTGATCGTGGAGATGGCGCGAGTCCTGGGCGCCGAGGGGGTGGACGCGCTGATCGTGAGCGACCTCACGCTGATCGGCGCCCTGCGCGACGGCGGCGTGTACGTCCCCGTGCACCTGTCGAGCCTGGGGGTGTGCATCAACGCCGAGGCGGCTCGGTTCTACGCGGATCTGGGCGTGAGGCGCATCATCCTGCCGCGCCACCTTTCATTGCCTGAAATCGGGGCGGTAGTGAGCGCCGTGCCGGAGGTCGAGTTCGAGGTCTTCCTGCTCAACGACGGCTGCGTGTACGAGGAAGGGCATTGCCTCACGACCCATGAGTGGGGGGCGTTTTGCCTCGAGGACTGGTCGTTCGAGTTCCGGCCCCTTTCCGAGGAAGCCGCCGCCCGCCACCGCGCCGCGTGGGACGACACGCTGGCCGACTACCAGCGCTTCCGGTGGTTCCAGAACAACGCGGGTTGCAGCACGACCGCCCGCGGCCTGCCCAATGGCCCGTGCTCCCTGTGCTTCCTGCCCCGGTTCGCCGAGGCGGGCGTGGCGAGCTTGAAGGTAGTCGGCCGCGAGGCGGCGGCCATCCGCAAGCTGGCGAGCGTACAACTGGCCGGCGCCGTCCTCCGCACCTGGCGCGAGACTCACGCCCCGGAAGCCGTAGCCGCCCGCGCCCGCGGCCTCCGCGACACGCCCGACCTCTGCGACTCCGGCTACATGTGCTACTTCCGGTAGGATCACTCGGCCGGCCGCAACTTCTTTCCGCAGCTCCCCGATAACGACATTGCGTCGACTTGTCAGTTTCGGGAGGCCGGACATGGAGCAACAACCCAGGGCCAAGGCCATCGTGTTTCCGCTCTGGCCTGGAA
Proteins encoded in this region:
- a CDS encoding U32 family peptidase: MTQAAGIGAHPGLMKLLAPVSAHEEVAPLIAAGAEEIYCGLVPAAWVSGEDPAHWLNRRSARGANLHSIGELRAVLASAHDRAVPVFLTLNAHHYQQRQIPLIVEMARVLGAEGVDALIVSDLTLIGALRDGGVYVPVHLSSLGVCINAEAARFYADLGVRRIILPRHLSLPEIGAVVSAVPEVEFEVFLLNDGCVYEEGHCLTTHEWGAFCLEDWSFEFRPLSEEAAARHRAAWDDTLADYQRFRWFQNNAGCSTTARGLPNGPCSLCFLPRFAEAGVASLKVVGREAAAIRKLASVQLAGAVLRTWRETHAPEAVAARARGLRDTPDLCDSGYMCYFR